A genomic stretch from Bacillota bacterium includes:
- the recO gene encoding DNA repair protein RecO: MKQYQAEAIVLRSSAVREADRTLVLLTGDRGKIRVWAHGAARPTSRKRGAVQPFCRSRFLLERGREIDVVRQAEALEEFPALHADLEALALAGYVCEVAEGFAVEGQPDPGIYVLLLQVLRRLAEDKNVLAVRFFEARILVLAGFGPELGSCAGCGARSAVPVRLSPALGGVLCRQCRDRDPPAPSCGPAAVQVLGKLLEWPLDRLSVLRVDAATAREVAGALQACICRHLEKEPRTLAFLRKMDLLS, from the coding sequence GTGAAACAATACCAGGCCGAGGCCATTGTGCTGCGGTCGTCGGCCGTCCGGGAGGCCGACCGGACGCTCGTCCTCTTGACCGGCGATCGTGGCAAGATTAGGGTGTGGGCCCACGGCGCGGCCCGGCCGACGAGCCGGAAGCGCGGCGCCGTGCAGCCCTTTTGCCGGTCCCGGTTCCTGCTGGAGCGGGGCCGGGAGATAGACGTGGTGCGGCAGGCGGAAGCTCTGGAAGAGTTCCCCGCCCTGCACGCCGACCTGGAGGCCCTGGCCCTGGCGGGCTACGTGTGCGAGGTGGCCGAGGGTTTTGCGGTGGAGGGCCAGCCGGATCCCGGGATCTACGTTCTGCTGCTCCAGGTGCTGCGGCGACTGGCGGAGGACAAGAACGTCCTGGCGGTGCGGTTTTTCGAGGCCCGGATTCTGGTGCTGGCGGGCTTCGGCCCGGAGTTGGGCTCTTGTGCGGGCTGTGGGGCGCGGTCCGCAGTGCCGGTCCGTTTGAGCCCGGCCCTGGGGGGAGTGCTTTGCCGGCAATGCCGGGACCGGGACCCGCCCGCCCCGTCTTGCGGACCGGCGGCGGTCCAGGTGCTTGGCAAGCTGCTGGAGTGGCCGCTGGACCGGCTGAGCGTGCTCCGCGTCGACGCGGCGACCGCGCGGGAAGTGGCCGGGGCGCTCCAAGCCTGCATCTGCCGCCACCTGGAGAAGGAGCCCCGCACCCTGGCCTTCCTGCGCAAAATGGACCTCTTATCTTGA
- the glyQ gene encoding glycine--tRNA ligase subunit alpha has product MDFQELILTLDRFWGDRGCIIQQPYDVEKGAGTMNPATFLRVLGPEPWNVAYVEPSRRPTDGRYGENPNRLQHYYQYQVILKPSPDDVIELYLDSLRAIGINPLMHDIRLVEDNWESPTLGAWGLGWEVWLDGMEITQFTYFQQCGGFDLKPVSAEITYGLERLALYLQGRDNVFDITWTGNVTYRDVHFQGEVEHSHYNFEIADVELLHDLFDGFEREAQAVLEQRLVLPAYDYVLKCSHVFNLLDARGAISVTERTGYIARVRALARGCAQAYVAQREELGFPLLKGGAPNGR; this is encoded by the coding sequence GTGGATTTTCAAGAGCTGATCTTAACGCTGGACCGGTTTTGGGGGGACCGGGGCTGCATTATCCAGCAGCCTTACGACGTGGAGAAGGGCGCCGGCACCATGAACCCGGCCACCTTCTTACGCGTGCTCGGGCCGGAACCCTGGAACGTGGCCTACGTGGAGCCGTCCCGGCGGCCGACCGACGGCCGCTACGGCGAGAACCCCAACCGCCTGCAGCACTACTACCAGTACCAGGTGATCTTGAAGCCCTCCCCGGACGACGTGATCGAACTCTACCTCGACAGCCTGCGGGCGATCGGGATCAACCCGCTCATGCACGACATCCGCCTGGTGGAAGATAACTGGGAGTCGCCCACCCTGGGGGCCTGGGGCCTGGGCTGGGAAGTCTGGCTGGACGGGATGGAGATCACCCAGTTCACCTACTTCCAGCAATGCGGCGGTTTCGACTTAAAACCGGTCTCCGCCGAGATCACCTACGGGCTGGAGCGGCTGGCGCTCTACCTGCAGGGCCGGGACAACGTGTTCGACATCACCTGGACGGGAAACGTCACCTACCGCGACGTGCACTTCCAGGGCGAGGTGGAGCACTCCCACTACAACTTCGAAATCGCGGACGTGGAGCTCCTGCACGACCTGTTCGACGGGTTTGAACGGGAAGCGCAGGCGGTCCTGGAGCAGCGGCTGGTGCTGCCGGCCTACGACTACGTGCTCAAATGCTCCCACGTCTTCAACCTGCTGGACGCCCGGGGGGCGATCAGCGTTACCGAGCGGACCGGCTACATCGCCCGGGTGCGGGCGCTGGCCCGCGGCTGCGCCCAAGCCTACGTCGCGCAGCGGGAAGAGCTCGGTTTCCCGCTCCTGAAAGGGGGTGCCCCGAATGGCCGCTGA